One region of Pseudomonas sp. ABC1 genomic DNA includes:
- the fabG gene encoding 3-oxoacyl-ACP reductase FabG yields the protein MTDSILVTGSSRGIGRAIALRLARSGYDIILHCRSRREEAEAVREQIEAQGQQARILQFDVSDRAACRAALETDIEQHGAYYGVVCNAGLTRDGAFPALSDDDWDQVLRTNLDGFYNVLQPLTMPMIRRRAPGRIVCITSVSGLIGNRGQVNYSASKAGVIGAAKALAIELGKRRITVNCVAPGLIDTDILDDLVPVEEILKMVPAGRMGSPEEVAAAVNFLMSEDAGYITRQVLAVNGGLC from the coding sequence ATGACTGACAGCATTCTGGTCACGGGTTCGAGCCGAGGCATCGGCCGTGCCATCGCACTGCGCCTGGCGCGCAGTGGCTACGACATCATCCTGCACTGCCGCTCGCGCCGCGAGGAAGCAGAAGCGGTACGCGAGCAGATCGAAGCCCAGGGCCAGCAGGCGCGTATCCTGCAATTCGACGTGTCCGACCGCGCGGCCTGCCGTGCCGCCCTCGAAACCGATATCGAACAGCACGGCGCCTACTATGGCGTGGTCTGCAATGCCGGCCTGACCCGCGACGGCGCCTTCCCGGCCCTCTCCGACGACGACTGGGACCAGGTGCTGCGCACCAACCTCGATGGCTTCTACAATGTGCTGCAGCCGCTGACCATGCCGATGATCCGGCGCCGGGCGCCAGGGCGAATCGTCTGCATCACCTCGGTCTCGGGACTGATCGGTAACCGTGGCCAGGTCAACTACAGCGCCTCCAAGGCCGGCGTGATCGGCGCGGCCAAGGCCCTCGCCATCGAGCTGGGCAAGCGCCGCATCACGGTCAACTGCGTGGCGCCGGGGCTTATCGACACTGATATCCTCGACGACCTGGTGCCGGTGGAAGAGATCCTCAAGATGGTCCCGGCCGGGCGCATGGGCAGCCCGGAGGAAGTCGCGGCGGCAGTGAATTTTCTGATGAGCGAGGACGCGGGCTATATCACCCGCCAGGTCCTCGCCGTGAACGGTGGTTTGTGTTGA
- a CDS encoding hotdog family protein, which translates to MTPWKIAELIPHSGDMILIDEVLRFGDEDIETRLRVRPDTLFSTEDGSLPAWVAVELMAQSVAAYAGCHARQASEPVELGFLLGTRSFQCNVEGFPAGSELRISAQRSLQDDNGMGVFDCLLQGQGIEAHARLNVFRPPNVASYLQEPQEQQEQQEQQEQQARQENAHD; encoded by the coding sequence ATGACCCCCTGGAAGATCGCCGAGCTCATTCCCCATTCCGGCGACATGATCCTGATCGACGAAGTGCTGCGCTTCGGCGACGAGGACATCGAGACACGTCTGCGCGTGCGCCCCGACACCCTGTTCAGCACCGAGGACGGCAGCCTGCCGGCCTGGGTCGCGGTCGAGCTGATGGCGCAGAGCGTGGCGGCCTATGCCGGCTGCCATGCGCGCCAGGCCAGCGAGCCAGTGGAGCTGGGCTTCCTGCTCGGCACGCGCAGTTTCCAGTGCAATGTCGAAGGCTTCCCGGCCGGCAGCGAGCTGCGCATCAGCGCCCAGCGTTCGTTGCAGGACGACAATGGCATGGGCGTATTCGACTGCCTGTTGCAGGGCCAGGGCATCGAGGCCCATGCCCGCCTCAACGTGTTTCGCCCACCGAACGTTGCGAGCTACCTCCAGGAGCCGCAAGAACAGCAAGAACAGCAAGAACAGCAAGAACAGCAAGCACGACAAGAGAACGCACATGACTGA
- a CDS encoding beta-ketoacyl-[acyl-carrier-protein] synthase family protein, producing MPSYLNALGLLCALGQGRQAVASALLAGDTRGMRSEDGWVDDRSLTVGAVPGELPALPFATPAASRNLQLLLAAAQQIEPQIRSAITRYGAHRIGVLLGTSTSGIDEASQGIATFVRQGELPASYHYAQQEMAAPAIFLADWLGLAGPAYCQSTACTSSARALLSAHRLLEQGVCDAVLCGGVDSLCRLTLNGFSALEAVTAERCNPFSANRNGINIGEGAALFLMTREEAPIALFGGGASSDAHHISAPHPEGRGALLAMRKALASAGVEAGQIDYLNLHGTATRHNDAMESLAVHALFPNGVACSSSKPMTGHTLGAAGALEAAFCWLTLSEDNAEGRLPPHLWDGQADPELPALDLVRPDTRLRRSSGRRLMSNSFAFGGSNLSLIIGDAP from the coding sequence ATGCCCAGCTACCTGAACGCCCTGGGCCTGCTCTGCGCCCTGGGCCAGGGCCGGCAGGCCGTGGCCAGTGCACTGCTGGCCGGCGACACCCGTGGCATGCGCAGCGAGGACGGCTGGGTCGATGACCGCAGCCTGACCGTCGGCGCGGTGCCCGGAGAACTGCCGGCGTTGCCCTTCGCCACACCGGCGGCCAGCCGCAACCTGCAACTGCTGCTGGCCGCCGCACAACAGATCGAACCGCAGATACGCAGCGCCATCACTCGCTACGGCGCACACCGTATCGGCGTCCTCCTCGGCACCAGCACCTCGGGCATCGACGAGGCCAGCCAGGGTATCGCCACGTTCGTCCGCCAGGGCGAATTGCCCGCCAGCTACCACTATGCCCAGCAGGAAATGGCCGCCCCGGCGATCTTCCTCGCCGACTGGCTGGGCCTGGCCGGGCCGGCCTACTGCCAGTCCACCGCCTGCACCTCCAGTGCGCGCGCCCTGCTCAGCGCCCATCGCCTGCTCGAACAGGGCGTGTGCGATGCCGTGCTCTGCGGCGGAGTGGACAGCCTGTGCCGGCTGACCCTGAATGGTTTCTCGGCACTGGAAGCCGTGACCGCCGAGCGCTGCAACCCGTTCTCGGCCAACCGCAACGGCATCAACATCGGCGAAGGCGCGGCGCTGTTCCTGATGACTCGCGAAGAAGCCCCCATCGCCCTGTTCGGCGGCGGCGCCAGCTCGGATGCCCACCACATCTCGGCGCCCCATCCCGAAGGACGCGGCGCCCTGCTGGCCATGCGCAAAGCCCTGGCCAGCGCCGGGGTGGAAGCCGGGCAGATCGACTACCTCAACCTCCACGGCACCGCGACACGGCACAACGACGCCATGGAAAGCCTGGCGGTGCATGCGCTGTTCCCGAACGGCGTGGCCTGCTCGTCGAGCAAACCCATGACCGGCCACACCCTCGGCGCGGCCGGAGCGCTGGAGGCGGCCTTCTGCTGGCTGACCCTCAGCGAAGACAACGCCGAAGGCCGCCTGCCCCCCCACCTGTGGGACGGCCAGGCCGACCCTGAGTTACCGGCACTCGACCTGGTGCGCCCGGACACGCGGCTGCGCCGCAGCAGCGGGCGACGGCTGATGAGCAACTCCTTCGCCTTCGGTGGCAGCAACCTGTCGCTGATTATCGGAGACGCGCCATGA
- a CDS encoding DUF3261 domain-containing protein, which produces MMRYLLVLMALLLTACANHTPLPERVPSLVAALPLTLQIEHTAPQQTVQQWLLVLQREDDALRYTLLDPLGTPLARQRLRDGSWHNDGLLPPNPRARELFGALLFALTPDAALAGSYPTGAWSRHGDGQRQLAPGWRIDYRAPLDFTLRTNDDLRYHVRPMTHQESH; this is translated from the coding sequence CTGATGCGTTACCTGCTGGTCCTGATGGCGCTGCTGCTCACCGCATGCGCCAACCATACGCCCCTGCCGGAAAGAGTCCCGTCGCTGGTCGCGGCCCTGCCACTGACGTTGCAAATCGAACACACCGCGCCCCAGCAGACCGTGCAGCAATGGCTGCTGGTACTGCAACGGGAGGACGACGCCCTGCGCTACACGCTGCTCGACCCGTTGGGCACGCCACTGGCACGGCAGCGGCTGCGCGACGGCAGCTGGCACAATGACGGGTTGCTGCCGCCCAACCCCAGGGCCCGCGAGCTGTTCGGCGCCCTGCTGTTCGCCCTGACGCCGGATGCAGCGCTGGCCGGCAGCTACCCGACCGGCGCCTGGAGCCGCCACGGCGACGGACAACGCCAACTCGCGCCAGGCTGGCGGATCGATTACCGTGCGCCGCTGGATTTCACCCTGCGCACGAACGATGACCTGCGCTACCACGTCCGCCCGATGACCCACCAGGAGAGCCATTGA
- a CDS encoding class I SAM-dependent methyltransferase — protein MPSVAPTYVEETRFGFWFLQSHVWQHHVLRVAINDLQRLINGPLPEERVLLDAGCGQGRSFALLAEAFQPTRMIGLDADQHSLDCSRAQATRLGLDIELVASDCANIELPDASVDVLFCHQTFHHLVEQEKALAEFWRILKPGGLLLFAESTKYYIDTWVIRWLFRHPMHVQKSAEQYLAMLRDQGFQFDEKNVSYPYLWWSRSEDFGLLERWGLAKPKPFGQRNETLVNVAARKPLEAAC, from the coding sequence CTGGCAGCACCATGTCTTGCGCGTCGCGATCAATGACCTGCAGCGCCTGATCAATGGTCCGCTGCCCGAAGAGCGGGTGCTGCTGGATGCCGGCTGTGGCCAGGGGCGCTCCTTCGCGCTGCTCGCCGAGGCCTTCCAGCCCACCCGCATGATCGGCCTGGATGCCGACCAGCACAGCCTCGACTGCTCGCGGGCACAAGCCACGCGCCTGGGCCTGGATATCGAACTGGTCGCCAGCGACTGCGCGAACATCGAACTGCCCGACGCCAGCGTCGACGTGCTGTTCTGCCACCAGACCTTCCACCACCTGGTGGAACAGGAAAAGGCCCTGGCCGAGTTCTGGCGCATCCTCAAGCCGGGTGGCCTGCTGCTGTTCGCGGAGTCGACCAAGTACTACATCGACACCTGGGTGATCCGCTGGCTGTTCCGCCACCCCATGCACGTGCAGAAGAGCGCCGAGCAATACCTGGCCATGCTGCGCGACCAGGGCTTCCAGTTCGACGAGAAGAACGTGTCCTACCCTTATCTGTGGTGGAGCCGCTCGGAGGACTTCGGCCTGCTGGAACGCTGGGGCCTGGCGAAGCCGAAGCCGTTCGGCCAACGCAATGAAACGCTGGTCAACGTCGCCGCGCGCAAGCCGCTGGAGGCAGCCTGCTGA